One window of the Chelonoidis abingdonii isolate Lonesome George chromosome 3, CheloAbing_2.0, whole genome shotgun sequence genome contains the following:
- the CRIPT gene encoding cysteine-rich PDZ-binding protein isoform X2, which produces MVCEKCEKKLGTVITPDTWKDGARNTTESGGRKLNENKALTSKKARFDPYGKNKFAICRICKSSVHQPGSHYCQGCAYKKGTWMEA; this is translated from the exons ATGGTCTGCGAGAAGT GTGAGAAGAAACTTGGCACTGTGATTACACCTGACACATGGAAGGATGGAGCAAGAAACACTACAG AAAGTGGCGGACgaaaactaaatgaaaataagGCACTGACTTCAAAGAAGGCAAG ATTTGATCCTTATGGGAAGAACAAATTTGCAATATGCCGGATTTGTAAGAGTTCTGTTCATCAGCCAGGGTCTCACTACTGCCAGGGATGTGCTTATAAAAAAG gtacctggatggaggcctga
- the CRIPT gene encoding cysteine-rich PDZ-binding protein isoform X1, translating to MVCEKCEKKLGTVITPDTWKDGARNTTESGGRKLNENKALTSKKARFDPYGKNKFAICRICKSSVHQPGSHYCQGCAYKKGICSMCGKKVLDTKNYKQTSV from the exons ATGGTCTGCGAGAAGT GTGAGAAGAAACTTGGCACTGTGATTACACCTGACACATGGAAGGATGGAGCAAGAAACACTACAG AAAGTGGCGGACgaaaactaaatgaaaataagGCACTGACTTCAAAGAAGGCAAG ATTTGATCCTTATGGGAAGAACAAATTTGCAATATGCCGGATTTGTAAGAGTTCTGTTCATCAGCCAGGGTCTCACTACTGCCAGGGATGTGCTTATAAAAAAG GCATCTGCTCAATGTGTGGGAAAAAAGTCTTGGATACCAAGAACTACAAACAAACATCTGTCTGA